Proteins from one Hoplias malabaricus isolate fHopMal1 chromosome 2, fHopMal1.hap1, whole genome shotgun sequence genomic window:
- the ass1 gene encoding argininosuccinate synthase: MTKGTVVLAYSGGLDTSCILVWLKEQGYDVITFLANIGQDEDFDAARKKAEKLGAKKVFIEDLRAEFVEEFVWPSVQANALYEDRYLLGTSIARPCIARHQVQIAKQEGAQFVSHGATGKGNDQIRFELTCYALYPEVKIIAPWRIPEFYNRFKGRKDLMEYAEQHGIPVPVTPKAPWSMDANLMHISYESGILENPKNHAPSDLYLMTKNPEDSPNTPDVLEIEFKKGVPVKVSNLKEGKTKEKALEIFSYVNEVGGKHGVGRIDIVENRFIGMKSRGIYETPGGTILHHAHLDIEAFTMDREVRRIKQGLGIKFSEQIYNGFWYSPECEFVRHCIAKSQENVEGKVQLSVFKGHVYILGRESPSSLYNEELVSMDVQGDYDPCDASGFIKINAVRLREHHRLQGEARLKH, translated from the exons ATGACGAAGGGCACGGTGGTTCTGGCCTACAGCGGTGGACTGGACACATCCTGTATTTTAGTTTGGCTGAAGGAGCAGGGGTACGATGTCATCACTTTCCTG GCAAATATTGGACAGGACGAAGACTTTGATGCGGCCAGAAAGAAAGCAGAGAAGCTTGGAGCCAAAAAG GTGTTTATTGAGGACCTGCGTGCTGAGTTTGTGGAGGAGTTTGTCTGGCCATCAGTGCAGGCTAACGCTCTGTATGAGGACCGTTACCTCTTGGGTACTTCCATCGCCCGTCCCTGCATCGCCAGGCATCAGGTCCAGATCGCCAAGCAGGAGGGAGCTCAGTTTGTCTCCCATGGGGCCACTGGGAAG ggaAATGACCAAATTCGTTTTGAACTGACCTGCTATGCTCTCTACCCGGAAGTGAAG ATCATTGCACCCTGGAGGATCCCAGAGTTTTACAACCGCTTCAAGGGTCGTAAGGACCTCATGGAGTATGCAGAA CAACATGGCATTCCTGTTCCTGTCACCCCTAAAGCCCCCTGGAGCATGGACGCCAACCTCATGCACATTAG CTATGAGTCTGGAATACTGGAGAACCCTAAG AATCATGCTCCTTCTGACCTCTATCTGATGACCAAGAACCCTGAAGATTCACCCAATACACCAGACGTGCTGGAGATCGAGTTtaaaaaag GAGTACCAGTCAAAGTGAGCAACCTGAAGGAGGGCAAGACCAAAGAAAAAGCACTGGAAATCTTCAGCTACGTTAATGAAGTGGG AGGAAAGCATGGAGTTGGTCGTATTGATATTGTTGAGAATCGCTTCATTGGAATGAAGTCCAGAG GTATTTATGAAACTCCTGGAGGCACCATCCTCCACCACGCTCACCTGGATATTGAGGCGTTCACCATGGACAGAGAGGTCAGACGTATCAAACAAGGCCTGGGCATCAAGTTCTCAGAGCAGATATATAATG GTTTCTGGTACAGTCCGGAGTGTGAGTTTGTTCGTCACTGCATTGCCAAATCTCAGGAGAACGTGGAGGGCAAAGTGCAGctgtctgtgtttaaaggcCATGTTTACATCCTGGGCCGAGAGTCTCCCAGCTCTCTGTATAATGAGGAGCTCGTCAG CATGGACGTTCAGGGAGACTATGACCCCTGTGACGCCTCTGGCTTCATCAAGATCAATGCAGTCAG GCTCCGAGAGCACCACAGATTGCAGGGAGAAGCTCGGCTGAAGCATTGA